The genome window GTGTACCACCACGGCATCATGGCTCTTTACTCCTGGAGCTACCTCAAGTTCGCCGCAGGCGGCCAAGGGACCATCCTCGCCCTCCTGAACTCTGCCGTCCATGTCGTCATGTACTCTTACTACCTTCTCTCTGGCCTGGGACCTCAGTTCCAGAAGTATCTGTGGTGGAAGAAGTACGTCACCACACTGCAGTTGGTAAGATTCAATTTGATTATAAATCTTGTGCTCACCCTTGCTCTTCTGAACTGTGCCGTCCATGTTGTCGTGTATTCATACTACCTTCTCTCTGACCTGGGACTTCAGTTCCAGAAGTATCTGTGGTGGAATAAGTACGTCACCACCCTGCCTTTGGTAAGATTTAATTTGATTATAAATCTTGTGCTCACCCTTGCTCTTCTGAACTGTGCCGTCCATGTTGTCGTGTATTCATACTACCTTCTCTCTGACCTGGGACTTCAGTTCCAGAAGTATCTGTGGTGGAAGAAGTACGTGACCACACTGCAGTTGGTAAGATTCAATTTGATTCTAAATCTTGTGCTCACCCTTACTCTTCTGAACTGTGCCGTCCATGTTGTCGTGTATTCATACTACCTTCTCTCTGACCTGGGACTTCGGTCCCAGAAGTATTTGTGATGGAAGAAGTACGTCACCACACTGCAGTTGGTAAGATTCAATTTGTTTCTAAATCTTGTGTTCCCCCTTGCCCTTCTGAACTGTGCCGTCCATGTTGTCGTGTATTCATACTACCTTCTCTCTGACCTGGGACTTCGGTCCCAGAAGTATTTGTGGTGGAAGAAGTACGTTACTACACTGCAACTGGTAAGATTCAATTTGATTCTAAATCTTGGACTCGTCCTTGATTTTCTGAACTTTCGTCATTACGTCGTCATGTCCTCTTGTTATCCTCTGGCTGACCTGGGCCCTCAGTTCCAGAAGTTTGTACAAATCTGTATGTGAgcagttcccggcaactttgtacaaagCCACGTCAgcattggtaacaaaataggaattaataaaaacaaatttaactttttccttaatttttgtacaaacttttcgagaactgctgatgtTTGCTCCCATGGGAAACGTACGTCGTCGACGGAACATTTTAGAATCGGGGACATTTGTCAGTTAGTTATCTTTTCACTTGATATTGAAcccatttttatatattttttgtcacCGTAATTATTAGAACTGTTGTGCCCAAGCGAGGGTCGTCCTAATGATCATTACTTTAGATGCAAAATTAAGGGTTTTctgatattttgtttgttttgttacagGTGCAATTCTTGATTATGCTCGCTTACTGCATATGGACTCACTTCTCCCCAAGATGTCAGTTCGCAGTCGGCTTCACATACTTTATATCGGCTAACGTGACCATTTTCCTCTGTCTCTTTCTTAATTTCTATTCCAAAAGCTACAAGAAGAAGAAAAGTGGAGAAAAAGAGGTACAGAATGAATTTGAGAAACAAAGAAACGGGACCAAACAAAATGGCGTTGAAGCGAATGGAATCGCAACGGGAAAGAACAACGGGGTGTGCACAAATGATTGTACAGATCTTTCCAATGTAGAAGAGGTCCCATGCGCAGTTGACAAAGCTTGTGGAGACTACATCAAGAAAGGGAAAGTGTTCCTCACTAGACGCACAGCCAAAGCGTGCGGAGAACTAGATTACGAAAGCATAATAAAGAAATGATTCTTATGGTTGAACAATATGGTTAGTTCCGGGTTTTTTGAGACTGAATTTTGTGATGGCGACGATAAACGAAATAATTTAGGAGCGATTGATAAGTAAATAGGAAAAATTGTTTTACTATTAAGGACGTATGAAATAGAGCTTAAAATtgactttatttttaattaagacAGTGTCAATTCTGTCACTGATATGTTGATTGTgctaataaattttattgaCGAAAAGATGTTTCGGCATATCGTAGTTAAAGTGCAGAACATTTTTATGCTGTTGAACTATTGAACGTACCAGTGAGACGATACGCTTTAAGatgtaaattatattaatattaaaatgccAACCGcacaattttaaataatgtagATGCTAAGAATTTTATTATTGAAACTATCGCCTTACGCTGATATTGTTTAGCGAATAGTATTTCAGGTTAACATTGCAAATTAACTGTAGAAGAAAACAAATGTTTCTGTGTCCGAACTAAATTAGTTTAAAATGTATATGAATTGCGAGCAGAATAAGcgctttattttataattaaatagcACTGTATGAAAAAATGTTCTATTTTATCTGTTTTGTAACTTGTCAAAACGTGACTGGACAAAAACTACAGTTTGAAAAATTATGAACGGTAAATTTCAAACACTAACTTAACTAGTAATAAAAGTGACTCGCACAGTCAAAGTGAACTAAAAAAATAGATTAAACTATGCGGTTCACTGGATCTAGTAGATCGGTTAGCGCAATACTGTACTTAAGATAGGTTAGTTATTATGAACaagatttaatttatataaGAAATTTGCCACTGTGGCGTGTACTTTTTAGTTTTTTGCCAAAATAAATGATCTGTAAAAAATTAtcttgtttatttgtgatgtgcaAACATTCAGTGTGTATATGTTTTCTCAAGTTTTTTATATAATACATGATTAAGTTACATTTAAAaatttagatttcttttattaatTCCACTTAAATCGTAAGTATTTTCGATTTGAATTTATATAAGTGGTGACGTAACTAAAAACCCGAGATTTTGAGTAACATATTTTGTGtaaaactttaaatataaaatgcctataagcaaaatgggtcaatccgcggcaagagtaacgtaagtcacgattttatggcatgttacATTTATTCACGATACAAGTTCAAGttataatctatctctaaataagtgttagtATATATgtcagtaagatagataaagccgttatataatACCCTATAACATAGTTCGATTAATTGCTAATAGGAAGTAACTATAATGTTACTAGTTTGGTGATATATtttatgactggattcagtttagtgaaatgattgtaggcgaGTGCGGCtgtatatagttataaccctagggatataattagcaattaatcgctctcctatgttacgacatataattatatccctagggttataactatataacggctttatctatcttactgcgacatatacatagatCATTTGGAGCTACAGCTATTATTGCaaattatttgaactacagtTCAAATAAACTctatgaagtcgtgactcacgttacttttacgtggattcacccaaaTGGAACTCCAAATCTTCACTAAAAGATCAAATTCGAGATAGTATAAAAGacggtcaaattactttattgtTGCATACAGATCTGTCGCCACCATCTTAATTTGTCCATTTTTCAAGTGTTGTTATTTTATAGATTGTTTAATTACCTGGAATGTATGACAAAAATGCGATAAATCACAATTCAAATAATAATTCGACAATTCCTCGGCAAGCTATGATAGATTTTTAGTATTTCGACCGGCCATCcgttgttttttttctttatccCACATTTTATCACTTTTGTCCTACTAAAAAGCGCACCGTCCGATaatcattaatattttaataacattaaaaatgtCAGTTTAACGAGCTTTGCCTATGTATctgtaaataactattgtcacaTTGCCATAATTTCcatatttatttcgtaaaaaaaagtatattttcttttaaatttttttatggaAGCTTCAAAGATCACGGTTCTGGTGCTTATTGACTTCTCAAATGCCTTTAATGTGGTTGACCATGACTTGCTCCTTGCTACTCTGGCACACTTCCAGGTTTCGGCTGATGCAACAAAGTGGTTTTCCTCCTATTTGTCGGATCGCGTCCAGGCGGTGCGTGCTAGCTACTCACTGTCTGATTGGTGTGAAGTCAGCACCGGAGTTCCTCAAGGTGGTATTCTGTCGCCTTTGTTATTTTCAGTTTTCATTAATTTGATCACCTCAAATATTCGTAGCTCTTATCATCTGTATGCTGACGACCTCCAGCTGTATGCTCAAGTTGATGTGGATGACATTAACACTGCTATTTCACTGCTAAACGCTGATCTAGAGCACATTGCTGAATGGTCTGACTGTTTCGGAATTCGTGTGAATCCAGCTAAGTGTCAAGCTGCAATTCTGGGCAGTCAGCGTCAGATCTCTAAGCTCAATACAGTTGCCATCCCACCGATCCTGTTTGATGAGTCTGTCATACCCATTTACACTAAGGTCAAGAACTTGGGATTAATGTTTGACTCTACACTTTCCTGGAGTGCCCAGCTTGCTGACGTTAGTCGCAAGGTCACTGGCACTCTAAGAACACTgtacaaatttaaaaattttctCCCAGTGAGCACAAAAAAGATGTTGGTACAGACGTTGATTTTGCCAATAATCGATTATGGTGATGTGTGTACGACGAATGCCACCCAAGAGTCCCTCAATAAACTGGAACGGCTCCTCAACAACGGTATAAGATTCATTTTTGGCCTTCGTAAATACAATCGCATTTCCTTTTACCGTCGACAGCTCAATTGGCTCTCCATTCGCCGTCGTAGGACCCTTCGGATACTCAGCACACTATTCTCCATCCTGTTTGAGCCTTCTGCCCCTATATATCTCAAAAATAGATTTCTTTTTGACACCCCTCGGCCAGGCGGTGAGCTGCGTACATCTCGTATTCTTAAGCTCTCTATCCCTGCTCACCGCACTGGGTTTATGACTAACTCTTTTGCTGTCCAGGCGAGCCGTCTCTGGAATTCGCTCCCTCTCAGTATTAGACAAGCCCCAAGCAAGTTAGCTTTCAAGCGGGTACTACATCAGTATCTGCTGAAACAAGAGTTCGAGTAGAATCCatcaatatatatatgtatgtatatatatatatatatatatatatatatatatatatatatatatatatatgtatatgtatatgtatatatttgcgAATATATATcaattataagtaagtatatttatttttgtttgcatatatttatatttatgtattatataagtatttttatgaagttaatcagttgttttcgataattgtcattgtcatttttctttctccttgcaccatttttacatatctctgtttggcccgatggttgactggtagagaatgccattaggcattaagttcgccatttgtacatttttgttttatttgtgcaataaagtttaaataaataaaaaaaataaataaagccaGGTGCCCTAGctgaatggtatttctgcgacgcggaACGAAAACAAATCGCCGCGGAAGGtgctctggctctgtcgcgccaatacgcacgagcgatagagacgAGCgagagcgtttcgttttgtgagcgtttgtgccattcggctacgcaccctgaccaGAAAAAGTAACtatattgtcaagagggcgctgtatTCTGAATTCTGATGTACCTTCGATGTACCGTACCTATtcagtgacagttcagtttagtaacTATGAAGGTAATACCTATGTCGAAtgaaaccttcaaatcaagagtgaacaggcatcttctgggcgagctcactccatcgtaggccacgtctttgcctttggctagtctgtggccaagggtaagcccatttataatttaaaaaaaaaccgcaacatggcgcgtcgCGTACGCGtactcatatatttctggtgagGCTTTACTATCAAGTCCTTATTAGGAAGTTtaccataatattattataaaatataatgttatgCATATTTAATACatgtttaaaattaatttatgtgTAGTTAATGAATCACTCGGTTTCATGTGgcctttttttattacttaagttgtttattatagtacaaaataataattaatatacaataagatgaaataaaatgttaataaatgATGAGTGTTTAATTGCTCATTTATTAACCGACACCGAACAAAATGTAATCCTATCCTATCCACCGCCCCCAAGATATaggaaataatagtacattacgatacaagtgcggaaaaaaggaagtccgaaacgagtggtgataaattataaccacaaaattaaaaatttaaaaaaaacttcgaccgcgacatagtgggccgattttcatgaaagatggctaagaacactcccgactaactcagctttcagacaaaaaaaactaaatcaaaatcggttcatccgttcgggagctacgatgccacagacagacacacacacagacagacagacaaacagacagacatacagacagacacgtcaaacttataacaccccttcgtgtttgcgtcgggggttaaaaacacgaCCGTAGGGAGGTGAGAGAGGGtaattgacacgagttacgaatttccttttcgcacgtgtattgtacgacatttttcagtaggtacagatggccctccgaagtttctacCTGACAAGatatgaaccacttctcgcactagtgcgtaaaaagagcactcgtatcgatttacataattatttatttattagtaaaacatgtttacatgacattacagtaaaaccaatgcgtcacgaaacttagataacaataatttttaagaaaaaaaaaccgtcgcctttcgggttctggtgaaagctacttgcgaatgttggattatgtagaaatgtgtaagtattttttaaaactgcttttaatgctttaattattagatggcaacacaaatgaatatacgtataacgttaaggtttgaggagtttcctcaattcctcatgaatccgattatattataagaaatcgaagcttgacaaactttgacttgaaaactcaatatgcttaacaaacataactaaataaatgtcactgttctgaacttaaatgcatgcttttcttacaaaaataccaaagtcactatgagtgtgccgttcagatttgaggagttcggttctgactatcagcagttccactgcaccaaatgtcactgttctggacgtaagtgcatgctgttcttataaaaataccaaagtcactataagcgtgccgttcagatttgaggagttcggttctgaccatcatcagcagttccactgtaccaaatgtcactgttctagacgtaagcgcatgctcttcttataaaaatggcaaagtcactataagcgtgccgttcagatttgaggagtttggttctggccatcatcagcagttccactgcaccaaatgtcactgttctggacgaaagtgcatgctgttcttataaaaataccaaagtcactataagcgtgccgttcagatttgaggagttcggttctgaccatcatcagcaattccactgcaccaaatgtcactgttctggacgaaagtgaatgctgttcttataaaaataccaaagtcactataagcgtgccgttcagatttgaagagttccgttctggtcatcatcagcagttccactgcaccaaatgtcactgttccgtacctaaatgcatgctgttcctttaaaaacacaaaaatcaccatatgtatgcctttcagattcgaggagttccctcgatttctccaggatcccatcatcagaactgggttctgagaaaaatgggaccaatctgtatgcattcaatcaaagaaaaaaatttcaaaatcggtccagtaacgacggagatatcgaggaacaaacattaaaaaaaaaaaaaaaaaaaaaaaaaaaaaaaaaaaaaaacatacagacgacttgataaccgtccttcttgagagatatgaggcgacggttaaaaaaattaaaattttgaaaaaacccccgaccgcgacatagtgggccgattttcatgaaacatggctaagaacactcccgactaactcagctttcaaacaaaaaaaactaaatcgaaatcggttcacccgttcgggagctacggtgccacagacagacacacacacagacaaacagacagacagacagacagacagacagacagacagactgacagacagacagacacgtcaaacttataacaccccgtcgtttttgcgtcgggggttaaaaagagagaaaataaaaagaacaataaaaataaaattaaacaattgatttgggcgatgacgtcacagcgtggctccgttgcgtcgtttgccccggagtgggatttggcaggttgccccggaaccaccgaaaaaccacacctttcggccagaagtctgcgcttgcgatggtgtcctgcagcggacGCGGCACACGTACGACGAATGAACTGAAGTGCatgtagtgacgcgactgcagctgttgcaccctcagcgtgtagacAACATAAAACgttttttgtcaggtcgaaacttcggagggccatctgtactgaaagttGTATAGTTTTTAAAACATCCGCTCTTGAATAATGGCAATAGTAGGAAGtaagtataagtaggtatatggtGTCTTAGACTACTGTTTAGTgcttaaattatgtatttttttttcaagacagtTCATTCAATTGAAATTAGAATGGGACATTGACCGTCTCGGACTTTAGGCTTAAATAAACAAGACTTTTAAATACTACCTACCGTTCAGACTACTAACTTCAAGTTAAACAATGTGAAATAAAGAGAGGACTGTTATGTACCGTTCAAACTTTACACAGTGACTTTTGCGGTCATAATCATaattaacaacttttattacCGATTCTCAAATCGcagtatagttatttgttatacaagggggcaaagttgtattttaacgccgagtgtggaattgaaaaacgagcaagtgaaaggaattatagttgaaccacgagcgaagcgagtggttcgagaataaaatcctgaacttgcgagttttttaacacacgagaagtaaaatacatttgcacccgagtgtaacacaaaacttttcccctcactatagcgaggaaactacaacgcaaaaaatgcgtttatcactgcttccagtagttccacaggtggtaaatcatctttattactagatttacctacttttatcaatttaaagcagttaatttgaccttattcaaggtcaatttctttacccactagtggataaaatgcgtttttacccgctggtattaaaggacaaaacacgtgtttccgagctagtgaggggaaaaaaattttCTGTTTCATATATTTTGACTGTCATgctgccgctcatttctatggaacagccaattttttatcgcgatttcagcattggtcccataataaaagttgttcattatgacctcaaaagtcagtatgcaaagtttgaacggtccttttcaTGTCACCCTGTATTGGGAACTGATTAACGTCACCCTACGGCCTATGGGTCAGCGAAGGCGTTTACCAAGtcaattaaatataattatggtgGCCTATTATGAGATTTATGAgtttttgatgttttagaaAGAATGTGTTACTTAATAAGCGTCGGAAAATGACATCCCAACAAAAACGTTTTCATGTAAAATGTTGCCAAGACACGAACGCTACTATAAGGTTTATTCCAGTTACACAGTTATCAGATCTTATATGTAGGGCCAGCGACTCAGCTCTGCAAGTCGCTACTTGACAattcaaaaattaataaaatcaaaaacatttagCAAGTACCTAGGGCCACAGGGGAACTTTTACATGACAtcaattataataaatacttcATATAAATTCAACTTCAGTGCAAAGCTACAATACCTATAGCTTAATAAGAGATGTAGCTTAATAAGAGaagcatttaaatattaaattatctaaaataaaattatcaaaattatGTGGATTTATCTACTCTATTGAAAGACACTATACGTACCTACCTAGCTATCTTGTGAAATATAGACAATTTCATTCCAGCCAATATGTAACGGTGTAGACAGAAACAACCAAGTCTACAATTTCAGAAGCTAAGTTTGATTAATTTCgttactaaactattttttgtcaacgtatttttggaCCATCCTGTAAAACCAtgttataaattttagatcTAATTTCTTTTGCCGAAGAATTTGACAAAACTTTTGCTACACACATAAAAGTTGGTAACAGTTTCgaacacacattacaataacaTTGAACTTGGCTTTCATTTCACGTTTgtatatttacaatttaatagtAGTACAGTTAATACCTTCTTTTGAATTTGTTCCCCAACTAAGGTGAAAAGGTCGTCTAATACAGGAATCATTAACATTATGACGTGGATTACTTTATTTTTACAAACTATTTACTCTGTTTTAGATTTCAATACATATTCGGGAAGCGTTGACGTGGATTAGTAAAAATCCGTTTTACATTATTGATTATTTTGGAGTGTTaagatttttataaatattaaaatttaataaaataagtttaGATATGGGCATGGCTTTTAAAACGCAGCATTTTTCGTGCTACTTAATCAAAGCCTAACACGTTTAATTCGTTAAAAACCGTGAATGTGACtatttttgagaaaatattTCTATGAGCGTAAGTCAAAATTATGTAcagtatattatgtatttattattttattgtattataaactgaaatagataccatacactaaagaaaaagcgatcaagcccactggtggcgaagccgggaatcgaacccgggtctccagctaacgcggctgacgtgttcgaccgctacaccaccccgaccgccgaggtacccgtcgaaatttctctagtgtatgttatctctgaaggctaggcgcctatggctatatatagtagtgttactacttaaaaaaacaaatcaaaaaatatttaataaaataatttgatttgttccctacatcgatttTATTGTATTCAGAAAACCAACAGCTTTTAAATCTAAAACCTTAACAAAATTAATGATTACCCTGTAAGTCCGCTATTAATTTAGAACGACTTCTCTAGattatgtacagtcgactacaaagagatgtatccactttttcacattgtaataaggtgaaaaagtagatacatctctttgtagtcgactgtactttGAAAATTTGTTCATACAATGAAATACTTGTAAGTTATGGCTAACCTATATGTAGATAGTTTATCTAGCTTTAGAAATAACAGTGATAAAAACATACACAACaattataatattgttaatgtaagttttcttttcttttctttttttacaGAGTTTTGGCTTTACTGGACAAAATACGTTTATAATAACGCGAAAAGAACGAAAAAGACATGCTGCGTTTACGACCCAGCAATATTATTCAATTCTACAAATATGTATTTTCAGAATTAGCGGGTATGTACTATTCCATTTTGGTGCATTTATGTTACAAAAGACATActttacatacttacttacatatCGTTGActctgagtacccacaagacAAGCCCATTTGAGCTTACCCTTTGGGATTCAGTCAATCTGCGTAAGAATGtcacataatattattttgtactttttgaatcataaatgtaaAGATATAGGATTatgggatatggattaaattatggcgtaggcgagaggctggcaacctgtcactgcaatgtcacagtttcgttttctgtcaaccccgtATGAGTGCcctcaagagtggcactgaaacttgagtagtttcatgtgctctacctaccccttcatgggatacaggcgtgattgtatgtatgtaaatgtaaaGAAACTGATGAAttcgatttagtttgatgttttacagtttatATTTCCTCGTGTTGGTGTCGTGAAAGTTTTGCGtattcactcggtggcaaagtttgtttaacctttcgtgccttgaaaccctcacaacgctcaagacTCCACTTATCAAACCACTCGTTACTGTTCAATATAGGAAtctttcaatattggcacgtgcggttaatgagcaatttcagaatttgggaccccccaattagcgtaagtcgttaacaaaaattaactcactgtcagttttgtgacgataattaagcatgaaatttcaatgaaaatattgtttttgtgttaattacataaattttatGCGATAATCTGCAGTcataatgtgaaaaaagtaaatttttagacagattttatgcttaattgtcgtcacaaaactgacagcgagttaatttttgttaacaacttatgctaattggggggacccaaattctgaaaatgcctaatcaactttgcccccttgtaaaacaaataactaacaGTCCACCGTGTATTTGCAGATCCTCGCACCAACGATTGGTTCCTCATCTCCAGCCCTATTCCAGGGCTGATCATCGTCTTCCTATACCTTCAGTTTGTGACCAAATGGGGTCCACGCTTCATGGCAAAGAGACCTGCCTTCCGGCTTCAGAAGACCCTGGTGGTGTATAACTTTCTGCAAGTTTGTTTAAGCTGCTGGATTGTCTATGAGGTAAGTCAGCTATtgaacatatttatttttgctAGCCTAGTTTAGTGTCCTACCTACTGCTAGGCAAAGGCcccccctcgcttcttccactccaCCCTGTTATGTATTTGTGTAACCCGCCATCCTGGATAGAATGAGCCCAAGTTTACCGCGGATTGCACCCTCTACGGTGTTCCGTGGGTTCCACTCGGTCACCATTTTGACCCGCCTTTCAGGATCCATGCGGTAGACATGCTTGGACcagatataaataattatcaatttatcaccaGCTCCAACCCGGGAATATTGATAATGTAATAATAATCATCTTGCTATATCTCATCTCTGTAAACATACAACATTTCATTTAGGCCTCTTTGTACAAACGAATTTATAAAGGAGATAATAAAATTGTTTAATTTCAGGGCCTGGATGCTGCCTGGTTGCGGCACTATAGTTGGAAATGTCAGCCAGTTGACTATTCCAATAGCCCTGAAGGAATGAGAGTAAGTAAAATCatgttaaataaatgatttgtagaAAAAACGCTACACAAACGATTTCAGGTTATTACTGATTGGGCACTTAATCCCTAAaacttatattatatatgtatgtctGTTAAAAATGGACATAACAAAAATGTCCTCAACCAatccttttaaaaaaatat of Leguminivora glycinivorella isolate SPB_JAAS2020 chromosome 5, LegGlyc_1.1, whole genome shotgun sequence contains these proteins:
- the LOC125226105 gene encoding elongation of very long chain fatty acids protein 7-like, encoding MASPLPLQLANPSSEGIKMSYLEKVDRYLDSLKVGKSALVDSWFMMSSPIPILCVVIAYLIFVRVGPGLMKNRPPLRITKLITYYNATQVLLSVMMVYKALNLNIFRDGVLYAGCRYPSNTQNKQLLELGWWYFFAKFTELLDTVFFVLRKKNKQVTFLHVYHHGIMALYSWSYLKFAAGGQGTILALLNSAVHVVMYSYYLLSGLGPQFQKYLWWKKYVTTLQLVQFLIMLAYCIWTHFSPRCQFAVGFTYFISANVTIFLCLFLNFYSKSYKKKKSGEKEVQNEFEKQRNGTKQNGVEANGIATGKNNGVCTNDCTDLSNVEEVPCAVDKACGDYIKKGKVFLTRRTAKACGELDYESIIKK